A window of the Bradyrhizobium diazoefficiens genome harbors these coding sequences:
- a CDS encoding TIGR00645 family protein: protein MSVEPETTTGPRPPLPRLGLLPMIIFGSRWLQLPLYLGLIVAQCVYIVLFLKELWHLASHALDFTEQEIMMSVLALIDVVMISNLLVMVIVGGYETFVSRLDLQGHPDEPEWLGHVNASVLKIKLAMAIIGISSIALLRAFIEAGNLGSNRASFTESGVMWQVLIHLTFVVSAIGIVFVDKFSDAASRKSAE, encoded by the coding sequence ATGTCGGTAGAGCCAGAAACCACGACCGGACCCCGCCCGCCCTTGCCGCGGCTCGGCCTGTTGCCGATGATCATCTTCGGCTCGCGCTGGCTGCAGCTGCCGCTTTATCTCGGACTGATCGTGGCGCAATGCGTCTACATCGTGCTGTTCCTGAAAGAGCTCTGGCACCTCGCATCGCACGCGCTCGACTTCACCGAGCAGGAGATCATGATGAGCGTGCTGGCGCTGATCGACGTCGTGATGATCTCCAACCTGCTGGTGATGGTGATCGTCGGCGGCTACGAGACCTTCGTGTCGCGGCTCGACCTCCAGGGCCATCCCGACGAGCCGGAATGGCTCGGCCACGTCAACGCCAGCGTGCTCAAGATCAAGCTCGCGATGGCGATCATCGGCATTTCCTCGATCGCGCTGCTGCGCGCCTTCATCGAGGCCGGCAATCTCGGCTCGAACCGCGCCAGCTTCACCGAGAGCGGCGTGATGTGGCAGGTGCTGATCCACCTCACCTTTGTGGTCTCGGCGATCGGGATCGTCTTCGTCGACAAGTTCAGCGACGCAGCCTCGCGCAAAAGTGCCGAGTGA
- a CDS encoding glycosyltransferase family A protein — MQVRSALQINLHPLDVRHAVHTLPHQLDVWGDQVDRIVFTVDTRQSKSGRYSGTAYDESRARLFALLEAIARQSPKAEIAEVDYSPAALESVRQRYFSTSRAHPQKAFDGGPFHAYFYGLLKTDAEYVVHMDSDMLFGGGSQVWLEEAIGWLRATPDALFAGPLPGPPRADGTLGDLHGAFPGLTGIQPPERLAAAYPAYRFRSVSTRIFVLDQGRFDASVRALDLVRPNLRRRIRARLFRQSPLSMPAEEIISAAMMRKGLSRIDFLGSGAGIYSLHPPYRTDAFYQELPHLIARIVAGAIPEAQRGDYDVNSSMFDWTEALRQKTAGRRLARAARALLSS, encoded by the coding sequence ATGCAGGTGAGATCCGCGCTTCAGATCAATTTGCATCCGCTGGACGTGCGCCATGCGGTCCACACACTTCCGCATCAGCTCGACGTGTGGGGCGATCAGGTCGATCGTATCGTATTCACGGTTGATACTCGGCAGAGCAAGAGCGGCCGCTACAGCGGTACGGCTTACGACGAGAGCCGTGCACGCCTGTTTGCACTCCTGGAGGCAATCGCGCGGCAGTCACCGAAGGCGGAAATTGCCGAGGTTGACTATTCGCCGGCGGCGCTCGAGTCGGTACGGCAGCGCTATTTCTCGACGAGCCGCGCTCATCCGCAAAAGGCCTTCGATGGCGGACCGTTCCACGCCTACTTCTACGGTCTGCTGAAGACGGACGCGGAATATGTGGTGCATATGGACAGCGACATGCTGTTCGGCGGCGGCAGCCAGGTCTGGCTGGAGGAGGCGATCGGCTGGCTGAGGGCGACGCCGGATGCGCTGTTCGCCGGACCACTTCCCGGTCCGCCCCGCGCTGACGGCACACTCGGCGATTTGCATGGAGCGTTTCCGGGGTTGACCGGTATCCAACCACCTGAGCGGCTGGCCGCGGCTTATCCGGCTTACCGCTTTCGCAGCGTGAGCACGCGCATCTTCGTTCTTGATCAAGGCCGGTTCGATGCATCGGTCAGGGCGCTGGACCTGGTGCGTCCAAATCTCCGACGCCGGATCCGCGCAAGGTTGTTTCGCCAGTCGCCGCTGTCGATGCCGGCCGAGGAGATCATCAGCGCCGCCATGATGCGCAAGGGACTTTCCCGAATCGACTTTCTCGGCTCAGGAGCCGGGATCTACTCGCTGCATCCGCCGTATCGCACGGACGCATTCTATCAGGAATTGCCACACCTGATCGCACGCATCGTGGCCGGTGCGATCCCGGAAGCCCAGCGGGGCGACTATGATGTCAATTCAAGCATGTTCGACTGGACGGAGGCACTTCGGCAGAAGACCGCCGGTCGTCGCCTTGCCCGCGCCGCACGCGCGTTGCTGTCGAGCTAA
- a CDS encoding TatD family hydrolase: MLVDSHCHLDFPDFAEDLDGIVSRARAAGITRMVTISTRVRKLDQLLAIAGRYDDVYCSVGTHPHNADEEDGISSDELIALTQHPKVVALGEAGLDYFYDDGSPEAQARGFRAHIAAARTTGLPLVIHTREADEDCARILEEEAARGSFRAVLHCYTGGRELALKAVSLGLYIGFTGILTFKKSDALRALAAELPSDRILVETDSPYLAPGKFRGKRNEPAYVVEVAKVLAETRGVSLDEISRQTSENFFRLFSKVKA; encoded by the coding sequence ATGCTGGTCGATAGTCACTGCCATCTGGATTTTCCGGACTTTGCGGAGGATCTCGACGGGATCGTGTCGCGTGCGCGTGCGGCCGGCATCACGCGCATGGTCACGATCTCAACGCGGGTGCGAAAGCTCGATCAGCTTCTCGCCATCGCCGGGCGCTACGACGACGTCTATTGCTCGGTCGGCACTCATCCGCACAATGCGGATGAGGAAGACGGCATTTCGTCGGACGAGCTGATCGCGCTGACACAGCATCCGAAGGTGGTCGCGCTCGGCGAAGCCGGGCTCGACTATTTCTACGACGACGGCTCGCCGGAGGCGCAGGCGAGGGGCTTTCGTGCCCACATCGCGGCCGCGCGTACGACCGGCTTGCCGCTGGTGATCCACACCCGCGAGGCGGACGAGGATTGCGCGCGCATCCTGGAAGAGGAGGCGGCACGCGGATCGTTTCGCGCCGTGCTGCATTGTTACACCGGTGGGCGCGAGCTGGCGCTGAAGGCGGTGTCGCTCGGGCTCTACATCGGCTTCACGGGCATCCTGACCTTCAAGAAGTCGGATGCCTTGCGCGCGCTGGCGGCCGAATTGCCGTCTGACCGTATTCTGGTTGAAACAGACTCGCCCTACCTTGCTCCAGGCAAGTTCCGGGGCAAGCGCAATGAGCCGGCCTATGTGGTCGAGGTCGCGAAGGTGCTTGCCGAGACACGCGGCGTGTCGCTCGATGAGATCTCACGCCAGACCAGCGAAAACTTCTTCCGCCTGTTCTCCAAGGTGAAAGCTTGA
- a CDS encoding DNA polymerase III subunit delta' has protein sequence MSPRQFERESAIPHPRETSLLFGHREAETALLSAYRSGRIPHAWLIGGPQGIGKATLAYRMARFVLAHGQPLAPAVQGAEDLAIDPDDAVARQVAASSHGGLLTLERTANDRGVMRTVITVDETRETITFFGSTAAAEGWRVCIVDTVDELNPSAANALLKILEEPPQRSLFLLVSHAPARVLATIQSRCRKLRLRSLATDDVIAAAATAANLAPTDLALREAAEASEGSVARALTLLGGDALKLQQRTAALLARLPQVDPRELHTLGESLGTSDRVALAAFIDGIDRWIAERLHADEANANQNLPRLARLAEVWEKIVRAARDTETYNLERKPLVFSVFGWLADATR, from the coding sequence ATGAGCCCGCGTCAGTTCGAGCGTGAATCCGCCATTCCGCATCCACGCGAGACAAGCCTTCTGTTCGGCCATCGCGAGGCCGAGACCGCGCTGCTCAGCGCCTATCGCAGCGGGCGCATCCCGCACGCCTGGCTGATCGGCGGGCCGCAGGGGATCGGGAAGGCGACGCTGGCCTATCGCATGGCGCGCTTCGTGCTCGCTCACGGCCAGCCGCTGGCGCCCGCCGTGCAAGGCGCCGAGGACCTCGCGATCGATCCTGATGACGCTGTGGCGCGGCAGGTCGCGGCAAGCTCGCATGGCGGTTTGCTGACGCTGGAGCGCACCGCCAACGACCGTGGCGTGATGCGCACGGTCATCACCGTCGACGAGACGCGCGAGACCATCACGTTCTTCGGCTCGACGGCGGCGGCCGAAGGCTGGCGCGTTTGCATCGTCGACACCGTCGATGAGCTCAATCCCAGCGCGGCGAACGCGCTGCTGAAAATCCTCGAGGAACCGCCGCAGCGATCGCTGTTCCTGCTGGTGAGCCACGCGCCCGCGCGCGTGCTCGCCACGATCCAGTCGCGTTGCCGCAAGCTGCGCTTGCGGTCGCTCGCGACCGACGACGTGATCGCCGCAGCCGCCACGGCCGCCAACCTCGCTCCGACCGATCTGGCGCTGCGCGAAGCCGCAGAGGCCTCCGAAGGCAGCGTTGCACGGGCACTCACCCTGCTCGGCGGCGATGCGCTCAAACTCCAGCAGCGCACGGCAGCGCTGCTCGCTCGATTGCCGCAGGTCGATCCGCGCGAATTGCACACGCTCGGCGAATCCCTAGGCACCAGCGACCGCGTCGCGCTTGCGGCCTTCATCGACGGCATCGATCGCTGGATCGCGGAACGCCTGCATGCGGACGAGGCCAATGCCAACCAAAACCTGCCGCGCCTTGCGCGCCTAGCTGAGGTATGGGAAAAGATCGTCCGCGCCGCGCGCGACACCGAAACCTATAATCTGGAGCGAAAGCCCTTGGTTTTCTCGGTGTTCGGCTGGCTGGCGGACGCAACGCGCTAG
- a CDS encoding D-alanyl-D-alanine carboxypeptidase family protein, whose protein sequence is MAFRLISLRHTGFTAGALARGLVAAAIAVSLSWGGVLYAANQSVQGAKKTEDAGFDGDAPTAILIEASSGSVLFEKNADELRAPSSMMKLVTAEVVFNAIRKGDVKLTDEYRISENAWRRGGAPSGGSTMFAAINSKVSVDDLLHGAIIQSGNDACIALAEGIAGNEKIFASDFMTKRARELGLTKSTFANSNGLPDPGNKMTVRELGMLARHIILDFPEFYKLFGEKEFTWNKIRQPNRNPLLNSLEGADGLKTGYTKEGGYGMVGSAVQNGTRLIVVVNGLEDPEDRATEAKKMLEWGFRNFETRTLIAADQPVGYAKVFGGESRSVKLVAKEPVKVMVHKSGGDKLIARVVYSGPVRAPVQAGQRVGVVRVWRSGNIAVETPVYAAEAIGTGSTVRRAIDGASELVIGMFRAGAEKL, encoded by the coding sequence ATGGCATTTCGTCTCATCTCGCTCCGTCATACCGGATTCACGGCCGGAGCATTGGCGCGCGGGCTGGTCGCGGCGGCTATCGCAGTCAGTCTCAGCTGGGGCGGGGTGCTCTACGCCGCCAACCAGAGCGTCCAGGGCGCCAAGAAGACCGAGGATGCCGGCTTCGACGGCGATGCCCCCACCGCGATCCTGATCGAGGCCTCCAGCGGCAGCGTGCTGTTCGAGAAGAACGCCGATGAGCTCCGCGCGCCCTCCAGCATGATGAAGCTCGTAACCGCGGAGGTCGTGTTCAACGCGATCAGGAAGGGCGACGTCAAGCTGACCGACGAATACCGGATCAGCGAGAACGCCTGGCGCAGGGGCGGCGCGCCCTCCGGCGGCTCGACGATGTTCGCGGCCATTAACAGCAAGGTCTCGGTCGACGACCTCTTGCATGGCGCGATCATCCAGAGCGGCAACGACGCCTGCATCGCGCTCGCCGAAGGCATCGCCGGCAACGAAAAGATCTTTGCATCCGATTTCATGACCAAGCGCGCTCGCGAGCTCGGCCTGACCAAGTCGACCTTCGCCAATTCCAACGGCTTGCCCGACCCCGGCAACAAGATGACGGTGCGCGAGCTGGGCATGCTCGCCCGGCACATCATTTTGGACTTCCCGGAATTCTACAAACTGTTCGGCGAGAAGGAATTCACCTGGAACAAGATCCGCCAGCCCAACCGCAATCCGCTGCTCAATTCGTTGGAGGGTGCCGACGGCCTGAAGACCGGCTATACCAAGGAAGGCGGCTACGGCATGGTCGGCTCGGCCGTGCAGAACGGCACGCGGCTGATCGTCGTCGTCAACGGGTTGGAAGATCCTGAGGACCGTGCCACCGAAGCCAAGAAGATGCTGGAATGGGGTTTTCGCAATTTCGAGACCCGCACGCTGATCGCGGCCGACCAGCCCGTCGGCTACGCCAAGGTGTTCGGCGGCGAGAGCCGCTCGGTAAAGCTCGTTGCGAAAGAGCCCGTGAAGGTGATGGTGCACAAGAGCGGCGGCGACAAGTTGATCGCGCGTGTCGTCTATAGCGGCCCCGTGCGCGCACCGGTCCAGGCCGGCCAGCGGGTCGGCGTGGTCAGGGTCTGGCGCAGCGGCAATATCGCGGTGGAGACACCGGTCTATGCGGCGGAGGCGATCGGCACCGGCTCGACCGTGCGGCGCGCGATCGACGGCGCCAGCGAGCTCGTGATCGGTATGTTCCGCGCAGGCGCCGAGAAGCTCTGA
- a CDS encoding TRAP transporter small permease: MGAALAEQDDDVAAPGLPRRALDVLYLGAGYAAGAFLVAIFAIMMVMSVGRQFAINIPAGDDFASWCMAAMAFLGLAHTFKRGEMIRVGLLLERLDGRARLCAEIVALGIATAFILYFTRYAAQMAYDSWRFKDVAQGVVAVPLWIPQLGFAGGLMILGIAVVDETVNVLRGHRPSYEKGSPEETPDEFIERISQGGGG; the protein is encoded by the coding sequence ATGGGGGCCGCATTGGCGGAGCAAGACGATGATGTGGCGGCGCCGGGATTGCCTCGGCGCGCTCTCGACGTTCTCTATCTCGGCGCAGGCTACGCCGCCGGCGCGTTCCTGGTTGCGATCTTTGCGATTATGATGGTCATGTCGGTTGGCCGCCAATTTGCCATCAACATTCCGGCCGGCGACGATTTCGCGTCCTGGTGCATGGCCGCGATGGCCTTTCTCGGACTCGCTCACACATTCAAACGTGGAGAGATGATCCGCGTCGGTCTGCTGCTCGAGCGCCTGGATGGGCGCGCCCGGCTGTGTGCCGAGATCGTGGCGCTCGGGATTGCGACTGCCTTCATTCTCTACTTCACCCGATATGCTGCGCAGATGGCCTACGACTCCTGGCGCTTCAAAGACGTTGCTCAAGGCGTCGTCGCCGTTCCTCTCTGGATTCCGCAGTTGGGCTTCGCCGGCGGCCTCATGATCCTGGGGATCGCGGTCGTCGATGAAACGGTCAATGTCCTGCGCGGCCATCGGCCGAGCTACGAGAAGGGATCGCCGGAAGAAACGCCGGACGAATTCATCGAGCGCATCTCGCAGGGCGGCGGGGGCTGA
- a CDS encoding alpha/beta fold hydrolase, with translation MSTTRVIKANGIDLFIREAGQGPLVVLCHGWPELSYSWRHQIPALAAAGFHVVAPDMRGYGQSAAPPDATAYSIFDLVGDVVGLVQALGATKAMVVGHDWGAPVAWHAALFRPDIFTAVAGLSVPPPFRGRGKPLELLRQGGITNFYWQYFQTPGVAEAEFEQDVARTMRSVLGGRGLADPNAAMFVQEGKGFLGHASAEEPLPAWLSAADLAYFTESFRKSGFRGGLNWYRNLDRNWELTAPWQDAQIHQPSLFIAGEQDAVITGLIGAKRVNELERVLPNLTRKLIIDGAGHWVQQERPDEVNAALVGFLREAGRASGS, from the coding sequence ATGTCCACCACGCGCGTGATCAAGGCCAATGGGATCGACCTCTTCATCCGCGAGGCCGGCCAGGGGCCGCTGGTGGTGCTGTGCCATGGCTGGCCGGAACTATCCTATTCCTGGCGGCACCAGATCCCAGCGCTCGCAGCTGCCGGCTTTCATGTCGTGGCCCCCGACATGCGTGGCTACGGCCAGAGTGCTGCGCCCCCTGACGCGACCGCCTATTCAATCTTCGATCTCGTCGGCGACGTCGTCGGCCTGGTCCAGGCGCTCGGCGCGACCAAGGCGATGGTGGTCGGCCACGACTGGGGCGCGCCGGTCGCCTGGCATGCGGCGCTGTTCCGCCCCGATATCTTTACGGCCGTCGCAGGCCTGAGCGTGCCGCCGCCATTCCGCGGACGCGGCAAGCCGCTCGAACTGTTACGCCAAGGCGGCATCACCAATTTCTACTGGCAGTATTTTCAGACGCCCGGCGTCGCCGAGGCCGAGTTCGAGCAAGACGTCGCCCGCACCATGCGCAGCGTGCTCGGTGGCCGCGGACTTGCCGATCCGAACGCCGCGATGTTCGTGCAGGAGGGCAAGGGCTTTCTCGGCCATGCCAGCGCCGAGGAGCCGCTGCCGGCGTGGCTGAGCGCGGCCGATCTGGCTTATTTCACCGAAAGCTTCCGCAAGTCGGGATTCCGCGGCGGGCTGAACTGGTATCGCAACCTCGACCGCAATTGGGAGCTGACCGCGCCCTGGCAGGACGCGCAGATCCACCAGCCCTCCCTCTTCATCGCCGGTGAGCAAGACGCCGTCATCACCGGCCTGATCGGCGCCAAGCGCGTCAACGAGCTGGAGCGCGTGCTGCCCAATCTCACGCGAAAGCTGATCATCGATGGCGCCGGCCATTGGGTGCAGCAGGAGCGACCCGACGAGGTCAACGCCGCACTGGTCGGATTCCTGCGCGAAGCGGGTCGCGCTAGCGGTAGTTAG
- the tmk gene encoding dTMP kinase, whose amino-acid sequence MSESTAQRPSGRGRFITFEGGEGTGKSTQIKKLADRLGAARLRTLVTREPGGSTGAEIMRHLVLSGMGKLLGPDAETLLFAAARDDHVRTVIEPALKQGVWVLCDRFADSTRAYQGSLGSVPAGLINAMQRVTIGDLKPDLTIILDLPVEIGLARAAVRRGNGAPDRFEGEKLAFHQGLREAYRKIAADDPARCVLIDANSDPDTVAGRVWAALRDRLLPTPASVVSI is encoded by the coding sequence ATGAGTGAGAGCACGGCACAGCGGCCGTCCGGACGCGGACGCTTCATCACCTTTGAAGGCGGTGAGGGGACGGGCAAGTCGACCCAGATCAAGAAGCTCGCCGACCGCCTTGGTGCGGCGAGGCTCCGTACCCTCGTCACACGCGAGCCCGGTGGCTCGACGGGCGCCGAGATCATGCGCCATCTGGTGCTGTCGGGCATGGGCAAGCTGCTCGGGCCCGACGCGGAGACGCTGCTGTTTGCGGCCGCCCGCGACGACCATGTCCGCACCGTGATCGAGCCTGCGCTCAAGCAGGGCGTTTGGGTCCTCTGCGACCGATTCGCCGACTCGACGCGGGCCTATCAGGGCAGCCTCGGCAGCGTGCCCGCCGGTCTGATCAATGCCATGCAGCGGGTCACGATCGGCGATCTCAAGCCGGACCTCACCATCATTCTCGACCTGCCGGTCGAGATCGGTTTGGCACGCGCGGCGGTGCGGCGCGGCAACGGCGCGCCTGACAGGTTCGAGGGCGAGAAGCTCGCCTTCCATCAGGGGCTGCGCGAGGCCTATCGCAAGATCGCCGCGGATGATCCCGCACGCTGCGTGCTGATCGACGCCAACTCTGATCCTGACACCGTCGCGGGACGCGTCTGGGCCGCGCTGCGCGACCGTCTCCTGCCGACCCCTGCCTCGGTGGTGTCCATATGA
- the metG gene encoding methionine--tRNA ligase, whose product MAARAKKTAKDKSSKKKAAKKAAKAVKALARKSAKKVKKTKKAAPKKGVTKSAAKRPKKAGKKAAKKQVVAKKTVKEATKKAAKTPAKKITKARATAPAAIAAPASVSIPPKTVKAKAPRAPKPVAAPQAAAPVAAPARDNVFYISTAIAYPNGNPHIGHAYEAIAADVLARFARLDGKDVFFLTGTDEHGLKMVQTAQNEGLTPAALATRNAGRFKEMDERLNVSFDRFIRTTEEQHHRSTQEIWRRMEANGDIYLDSYSGWYSVRDEAYYAEEETRLNDDGVRLGPQGTPVEWVEEKSYFFRLSAYQDKLLKLYEEHPEFIGPDARRNEVVSFVRSGLRDLSISRTTFDWGVRVPGDEEHVMYVWVDALTNYITGLGFPDETDANWRYWPADLHIIGKDIIRFHAVHWPAFLLSAGLPLPKRVYAHGFLFNRGEKMSKSVGNVVDPFNLADQYGVDQMRYFFLREVPFGQDGNYNHEAIVARINADLANDLGNLAQRSLSMIAKQLGGVLPEHGEFSDNDKAILAMADGMIVASREAMATQQIHHWLNAVWAVVAEANRYFAGEAPWALAKTDPVRQKTVLYVTAEVVRQIAILAQPAMPTASSLLLDSLGISEGERNFAMLGGAKRIAPGSTLPGPTPAFPRYIEPAA is encoded by the coding sequence GTGGCAGCGCGAGCTAAGAAAACCGCCAAGGACAAGAGCAGCAAGAAGAAGGCTGCCAAGAAGGCCGCGAAGGCTGTGAAGGCGCTTGCGCGCAAAAGTGCCAAGAAGGTCAAAAAGACCAAGAAGGCTGCCCCCAAGAAGGGCGTGACGAAGAGCGCTGCGAAGAGACCGAAGAAGGCCGGCAAGAAAGCTGCGAAGAAGCAGGTCGTCGCCAAGAAGACGGTGAAAGAGGCGACCAAGAAGGCAGCCAAGACTCCGGCGAAGAAGATCACCAAGGCGAGGGCGACCGCGCCGGCCGCGATTGCAGCTCCGGCTTCCGTCTCGATTCCGCCCAAGACCGTTAAGGCGAAGGCGCCGCGTGCACCGAAGCCCGTTGCAGCTCCGCAGGCCGCCGCGCCCGTGGCCGCCCCGGCGCGCGACAACGTCTTCTACATCTCGACCGCGATCGCCTATCCCAACGGCAATCCGCATATCGGCCACGCCTATGAGGCGATCGCCGCCGACGTGCTGGCGCGCTTTGCGCGGCTCGACGGCAAGGACGTGTTCTTCCTGACCGGGACCGACGAGCATGGTTTGAAGATGGTCCAGACGGCGCAGAACGAGGGCCTGACACCGGCCGCGCTCGCGACCCGTAATGCCGGCCGCTTCAAGGAGATGGACGAGCGGCTGAACGTGTCGTTCGACCGCTTCATCCGCACCACCGAGGAGCAGCACCATCGCTCGACCCAGGAGATCTGGCGGCGCATGGAAGCGAACGGCGACATTTACCTCGACAGCTATTCCGGTTGGTACTCGGTGCGCGATGAGGCCTATTACGCCGAGGAGGAGACGCGCCTGAACGATGACGGCGTGCGGCTCGGGCCGCAGGGTACGCCGGTCGAGTGGGTCGAGGAGAAGAGCTATTTCTTCCGCCTGTCGGCCTATCAGGACAAGCTGCTGAAGCTCTACGAGGAGCACCCGGAATTCATCGGCCCGGATGCGCGTCGCAACGAAGTGGTGAGCTTCGTGAGAAGCGGCCTGCGCGATCTCTCAATCTCCCGCACGACGTTCGACTGGGGCGTCAGAGTGCCGGGCGACGAAGAGCACGTGATGTATGTCTGGGTTGATGCACTCACCAACTACATCACGGGCTTGGGTTTCCCCGACGAGACCGATGCCAATTGGCGCTATTGGCCGGCGGACCTGCATATCATCGGCAAGGACATCATCCGTTTCCATGCAGTGCACTGGCCGGCGTTCCTGCTATCGGCTGGGCTCCCGCTGCCGAAGCGGGTCTATGCCCACGGCTTCCTGTTCAACAGGGGCGAGAAGATGTCGAAGTCGGTCGGCAACGTCGTCGACCCCTTCAATCTCGCCGACCAGTATGGCGTCGACCAGATGCGCTATTTCTTCCTGCGCGAGGTGCCGTTCGGCCAGGACGGCAACTACAACCATGAAGCCATCGTCGCGCGCATCAATGCCGATCTGGCCAACGACCTCGGCAACCTTGCACAGCGTTCGCTGTCGATGATCGCCAAGCAACTCGGCGGCGTGCTGCCGGAGCACGGCGAGTTCAGCGACAACGACAAGGCGATTTTGGCGATGGCTGACGGCATGATCGTCGCGTCGCGCGAGGCGATGGCGACGCAGCAGATCCATCACTGGCTCAACGCCGTGTGGGCCGTGGTTGCGGAGGCCAACCGCTATTTTGCGGGCGAGGCGCCGTGGGCGCTGGCCAAGACCGATCCTGTCAGGCAGAAGACGGTGCTCTATGTCACCGCCGAAGTCGTGCGCCAGATCGCGATCCTGGCCCAGCCGGCGATGCCGACGGCATCTAGCTTGCTGCTCGACAGCCTCGGCATTTCCGAAGGTGAGCGCAACTTCGCCATGCTTGGTGGCGCCAAACGGATTGCGCCGGGCTCGACGCTACCCGGGCCGACGCCGGCGTTCCCGCGCTACATCGAGCCGGCGGCTTAG
- a CDS encoding MBL fold metallo-hydrolase: MTLTLTILGCGSSAGVPRPALGWGACDPNNPKNRRRRCSLLVEKTSGHGTTRIVIDTSPDLREQLIDTNVDHIDAVFLTHEHADQTHGMDDLRSVVLHMRKRIPTYFNQSTAKDIMARFSYCFISPEGSDYPPILTRHSIEAGGSQIVIGKGGDVTMTAFLVQHGNIPALGYRIGNAAYTPDLNDIPPESFGALENLDLWIVDGLRYTGHPSHFSINDALSWIERFKPKRAVITNMTADVDYEVIRHKLPAGVVPAYDGMRLDTV; this comes from the coding sequence ATGACGCTGACGCTGACGATCCTGGGCTGCGGCTCCTCCGCCGGCGTGCCGCGCCCGGCGCTCGGCTGGGGCGCCTGCGACCCCAATAACCCCAAGAACCGCCGCCGCCGCTGCTCGCTGCTGGTCGAGAAGACGTCAGGCCACGGCACCACGCGCATCGTGATCGATACCTCGCCGGATCTGCGCGAGCAACTCATCGACACCAATGTCGACCACATCGACGCGGTTTTCCTGACCCATGAGCATGCCGACCAGACCCACGGCATGGACGATCTGCGCTCCGTCGTTCTCCACATGCGCAAGCGGATTCCGACCTATTTCAATCAGTCGACCGCCAAGGACATCATGGCGCGGTTCTCCTATTGCTTCATCTCGCCGGAGGGTAGCGACTATCCGCCGATCCTGACGCGGCATTCGATCGAGGCCGGCGGGAGCCAGATCGTCATCGGCAAGGGCGGCGACGTGACGATGACCGCCTTCCTGGTCCAGCACGGCAACATTCCCGCGCTCGGCTACCGCATCGGCAATGCCGCCTACACGCCTGACCTCAACGACATCCCGCCCGAGAGTTTTGGCGCCTTGGAAAACCTCGATCTCTGGATCGTCGATGGCCTGCGCTACACCGGCCATCCCAGCCATTTCAGCATCAACGACGCGCTGTCCTGGATCGAGCGCTTCAAGCCGAAGCGTGCCGTCATCACCAACATGACGGCGGACGTCGATTACGAGGTGATCCGGCACAAGCTGCCTGCTGGCGTGGTGCCGGCCTATGACGGCATGCGGCTCGATACGGTGTAA
- a CDS encoding DUF1476 domain-containing protein, with amino-acid sequence MTTFDKREQGFEAKFAHDEELMFKAAARSNKLLGLWAADQLGLGGDAASAYATALVTDNVANQTVDETLNKVSSDLATKGISREQVARKLQECLHQAVAQLAAAASKASE; translated from the coding sequence ATGACCACGTTCGACAAGCGCGAGCAGGGCTTCGAGGCCAAATTCGCCCATGACGAGGAGCTCATGTTCAAGGCCGCGGCCCGGTCCAACAAGCTGCTCGGGCTCTGGGCCGCAGACCAGCTCGGGCTCGGCGGCGATGCCGCGTCGGCTTATGCGACGGCGCTGGTCACGGACAATGTGGCCAACCAGACCGTGGACGAGACCCTGAACAAGGTGTCGAGCGATCTCGCCACGAAGGGAATTTCGCGGGAGCAAGTTGCGCGGAAGCTTCAGGAATGCCTGCATCAGGCCGTGGCGCAGCTCGCAGCCGCAGCGAGCAAGGCTAGCGAGTGA